In Nostocoides sp. HKS02, the DNA window CTTGGTGCCGTCAGGGGCGACGTCGTAGAGCTTCGCGAAGACCTGCAGCTGGCCGCTGGGGCCACCGGCCTGGGTGGCGGCCGCTGCGGGGGAGTCGAACCGCACGTCGAGCGTCGGCGACCCGACGATGGTCTCGGCGGTGACCAGCGGGGCGGTCGACCACGAGCCGAACGTCCCCGGGGTGTCGTAGGGCGCCGTGGTGCCGGCGGGCAAGGACACTCGGCCCTCGAGCCCCGAGATCTCCGAGTAGGACGCCGCGGCGCCACCACCGGGGTTCGACCAGCTGGTCGAACCGGGGAGGATCGCGGACTTCGAGGAGACGAGCTGGTCGGCCGACGAGAGGTACCAGCTCTGGCGCGAGCCGACGGGGAACGACGGTGCGCTGGCGTATGCCGGTGCAGCAGTGCCGGTGTAGCTCACCCAGTCGCGGAAGTACGCGAACGCGGGGCCGGTCGAGACCTTGACGTCCTTGAGGTAGTGGTCGAACCAGTTCTTGATGCGCAGGCCGAGGTAGGTGTCCTCGATGTGCTGGCCGGACAGGTCGAGCTCGCCGGGAGCCGCGCCGCTGTTGCCGTTGACGCCGCCGGAGTGGCCCCACGACTGCCAGGCCATCGACACCGGGACGCCGCGCGCCTTGAACCCGCGGTAGGTCGCCGCGGCCTCCTGGAGGTTGAACAGGGTGTCGTTCTCGCCCTGGATGAGGAAGGTCGGGATGGTGACCTGGTCGAGGTAGTGGCCGACCGAGACCCGGTTCGTCAGGGTGAACGTGTCGCTGGTCGGGTAGCCGAGGGTGTCGAGCGTCGCCTTGGCCTGGCAGGCCTCGAGGACGAAGTTGGGGCACCCCACGTTGCGGCTCGGGTCATAGCTGGCGCCCTGGATGCCGTCGGCGATACCCACGCCGAAGAACAGGTCGGTCCAGCCCATCTTCTCCGTGCCCGGGTTGGAGTCCGCGTAGGTGACTCCCGTGGTGAAGCTCGTGTTGTTCGGCGCCAGCGAGTAGCGCAGGTCGTTCCACGTGATGAGCGGGACGAGGGTGTCGACCCGCTTGTCGACGGCCGCGGTGGCGAACTGGATCTGGCCGCCGTACGAGCCGCCGATCATGCCGATCCGTGGGTCGTGGGTGGCCGGGTTGTCGAGCTTGGTGAAGTCGACCGTGAGCGTGCCCGACCCCGCGGCAACGCCCCCACGGAGGAGGAGTCGTATGCCGCGGAGCCGCCGCCCCCGAGAAGGTGACGAGCGAGCTGGCCGCGATGCCGTCGCGGCCGGGGTCGTCAAGCGAGATCTTGCACCCGCTGTTGGGGAAGCCGAGGCCCGTGTAGGAGAGCACCGTGTAGCCGCGCTGGGCGAACGCCTGGCCCAGGCCCGCCTGGTCGGTCTTGCTGCCGCCGAACCCGTTCGTGGTGAGGATCGAGGGCACCCGTGCCGACGGGCTCGCGCTGTGGGGCTTGTAGAGGTCGGCGTCGATGGTGCAGGTCTGGGGCTGCCCGAGGTCGTTGGTGCCAGCCGGTACCGAGAAGTGCAGGCCCGTGTAGGTGTCGACGGTGTCGAGCGTGGGGGCCGTGGTCTGGGCGGAGGCCGGCTGCCCCGCTGCGAGGAGACCCGCGGCGGCAAGCGCGGCGGCGACTGCGGTGGCGAACGAGACGACGGGCCGTGACCGGCGCAAGGGCGACATGCCTGCTCAACGACACCGACGGTCCCGCGGTTACGCTCAGCCATGGCCTTCACCTCCGCCGAGCTCGATGCGGCCACGGCCGTCGTGCGACGCCACTTCGCCCCCACCGCCCAGCTCGCCTGGCCCCTCCTCGGTCGCGAGATCGGTGCGCAGGTCTGGGTCAAGCACGAGAACCAGACCCCCACCGGTGCGTTCAAGGTGCGTGGCGGGCTGGTCTACGCCGACCGGGCCCGCCGCGAACGACCGCAGGTCACGGGCTTCGTCTCGGCCACCCGGGGCAACCACGGGCAGTCCCTCGCGTATGCCGGCCGGGCTGCCGGGTTGCGCGTCGTGATCGTCGTACCCGGGGGGAACAACCCTGACAAGAACGCCGCGATGGTCGGGTTCGGCGCCGAGCTCGTCGTCCACGGTCGGGACTACCAGGAGTCCCGTGAGTATGCGACAGGCCTGGCCGAGGAGCTGGGACTGGAGTCGGTCCCGGCCTTCCACCCGGACCTCGTCGTGGGGGTCGCGACCTACGCCAAGGAGCTGTTCGACGAGGCGGGCCCGCTCGACACGGTGTACGTCCCGGTCGGCATGGCCTCGGGGATCTGCGGCCTGATCGGCGTGCGCGACCTGCTCGGGCTGTCGACCGAGGTGGTCGGCGTGGTGAGCGAACGGGCGCCCGCGACGGCGCTGTCGTTCGCGGCGGGCACGGTCGTGACGACGCCTGACGCGGACACCTTCGTCGACGGGGTGGCCTGCCGTGCCCCGGTCCCCGAGGCGGTGGCCGAGATCGGGCGCGGGGCGGCCCGGGTCCTGACGGTGAGCGAGGATGCCGCCGCCGAGGCGATGCGCCTGATGCTTCGCACGACCCACCAGCTGCCCGAACCCGCCGGTGCCCTGGCCCTGGCTGGACTGATGTCGGAGCGCGACCACGTGGCCGGGCGTCGGGTGGCGGTGATCCACAGCGGTGGGAACTGCGACGCCTCGATCCTCACGGAGGTCCTGGCGGGCTCGACACCCCGGCCCTGACTGCCTGCCCGCGCCGGACGGGTGGCGGACCTATCCTCAGCGCATGTCGTCG includes these proteins:
- a CDS encoding CocE/NonD family hydrolase C-terminal non-catalytic domain-containing protein, which translates into the protein MTTPAATASRPARSSPSRGRRLRGIRLLLRGGVAAGSGTLTVDFTKLDNPATHDPRIGMIGGSYGGQIQFATAAVDKRVDTLVPLITWNDLRYSLAPNNTSFTTGVTYADSNPGTEKMGWTDLFFGVGIADGIQGASYDPSRNVGCPNFVLEACQAKATLDTLGYPTSDTFTLTNRVSVGHYLDQVTIPTFLIQGENDTLFNLQEAAATYRGFKARGVPVSMAWQSWGHSGGVNGNSGAAPGELDLSGQHIEDTYLGLRIKNWFDHYLKDVKVSTGPAFAYFRDWVSYTGTAAPAYASAPSFPVGSRQSWYLSSADQLVSSKSAILPGSTSWSNPGGGAAASYSEISGLEGRVSLPAGTTAPYDTPGTFGSWSTAPLVTAETIVGSPTLDVRFDSPAAAATQAGGPSGQLQVFAKLYDVAPDGTKTLVHKLISPVRVADVTQPVHIELPAIVHQVLAGHRLELVLASTDAAYKNAYAVQPVTVHASPTQPALFTVPVVG
- a CDS encoding threonine dehydratase codes for the protein MAFTSAELDAATAVVRRHFAPTAQLAWPLLGREIGAQVWVKHENQTPTGAFKVRGGLVYADRARRERPQVTGFVSATRGNHGQSLAYAGRAAGLRVVIVVPGGNNPDKNAAMVGFGAELVVHGRDYQESREYATGLAEELGLESVPAFHPDLVVGVATYAKELFDEAGPLDTVYVPVGMASGICGLIGVRDLLGLSTEVVGVVSERAPATALSFAAGTVVTTPDADTFVDGVACRAPVPEAVAEIGRGAARVLTVSEDAAAEAMRLMLRTTHQLPEPAGALALAGLMSERDHVAGRRVAVIHSGGNCDASILTEVLAGSTPRP